One genomic segment of Rivularia sp. PCC 7116 includes these proteins:
- a CDS encoding CPXCG motif-containing cysteine-rich protein, producing MQNTAEYYCAYCGEPNLTFIDISQGFQQSYVEDCQVCCRPNILYIRIDEDTLSIEIDTDYEE from the coding sequence ATGCAAAACACTGCTGAATATTATTGCGCCTATTGCGGCGAACCGAATTTAACTTTTATTGATATCAGTCAAGGTTTTCAACAATCTTATGTGGAGGATTGTCAAGTATGTTGTCGTCCAAACATTTTATATATACGAATTGATGAAGACACGCTGAGTATCGAGATTGATACAGACTATGAAGAGTAA
- a CDS encoding SDR family oxidoreductase — protein sequence MIGKVALVTGGGSGIGRATAIKFASEGASVVIGNRNEKAGQETVDLIQEAGGKASFCRTDVTKLEHLQNLVKYTVDTYGGLHAAFNNAGVHDPQAMTTEQSEETFELLMDVNVRGAWYSMKCEIEHMLENGGGAIVNNSSAAGVIGFPGHAHYVASKHAVLGLTKTAAVEYAKQGIRVNAVCPGGVETRMADTFARGDSATREYIKSLHPIGRLAQPEEIANAVVWLCSDEASFVLGQGINIDGGLTAI from the coding sequence ATGATAGGTAAAGTAGCTTTAGTTACAGGCGGCGGTTCTGGTATCGGTCGTGCTACTGCAATTAAATTTGCTTCAGAAGGAGCATCTGTAGTTATTGGTAATCGCAACGAAAAAGCAGGTCAAGAAACAGTAGATTTGATTCAAGAAGCTGGCGGGAAAGCGAGTTTTTGTAGAACTGATGTTACTAAATTAGAACATCTTCAAAATTTAGTTAAATATACAGTTGATACTTACGGTGGATTACACGCTGCATTTAATAATGCAGGAGTTCATGATCCTCAAGCCATGACGACAGAGCAAAGCGAGGAAACTTTTGAATTGTTGATGGATGTCAATGTTAGAGGTGCTTGGTATTCAATGAAATGTGAAATAGAGCATATGTTAGAAAATGGCGGTGGGGCAATCGTGAATAATTCCTCTGCTGCAGGTGTGATTGGTTTTCCAGGTCACGCACATTATGTTGCTTCTAAACACGCAGTATTAGGTTTAACTAAAACTGCGGCTGTGGAATACGCAAAGCAAGGAATTCGCGTTAATGCTGTTTGTCCAGGAGGTGTTGAAACTCGAATGGCAGATACTTTTGCACGGGGAGATAGTGCAACCCGCGAATATATAAAGTCTTTGCATCCCATCGGTAGATTAGCTCAACCTGAAGAAATTGCTAATGCTGTAGTTTGGCTTTGTTCTGATGAAGCTTCTTTTGTTTTGGGACAAGGAATTAATATAGATGGTGGTTTAACAGCGATTTAA
- a CDS encoding shikimate kinase, whose amino-acid sequence MKLPIVLIGSSNTSKTSVGKLLAQQLKLPFIALGDISEQYYLEIGFDKTQQEQAWEEEGGDGFYRYMMPFDAYAIERALSEHQECVIEFTPEQSVYDDAQLLEKVEQILQSLTHLILLLYSPDTEESLRVLEESCTAIVNGMQINEHFVKHHSNHDLANYVVYTKDKTPEQTCEDVLNKINPHDSDIILIGPEGTGKSTIGKLLSKKLNLPQVSMDEIRWEYYQEIGWDAETQKQIRDQLGFAGVYRYWKRFEVYGIERLLSEHSNCVIDFGAGHSVYEDDSDFARASELLTPYKNVVLLLPSPDLDESVEILKQRNQLTINGVEINRFFMTHPSNHKLAKQVFYTKGKTPEEVKEEILKCF is encoded by the coding sequence ATGAAGTTACCAATAGTACTTATAGGTTCCTCGAATACATCTAAAACTTCTGTAGGAAAGTTATTAGCGCAGCAACTAAAGTTACCTTTTATTGCTTTAGGAGATATCAGCGAGCAATATTATCTCGAAATAGGTTTTGATAAAACACAACAAGAACAAGCTTGGGAAGAAGAGGGTGGTGATGGTTTTTATCGCTACATGATGCCCTTTGATGCTTATGCTATTGAACGAGCGCTGTCGGAGCATCAAGAATGTGTGATTGAATTTACTCCCGAACAATCGGTATATGATGATGCTCAACTGTTAGAAAAGGTTGAACAAATTCTACAATCATTAACTCATCTTATTTTGCTTTTGTATTCTCCCGATACAGAAGAATCATTACGAGTACTTGAGGAAAGTTGCACTGCTATAGTTAATGGAATGCAAATCAACGAGCATTTTGTCAAACATCATTCCAATCACGATTTAGCAAACTATGTTGTTTACACAAAAGATAAAACACCAGAGCAAACCTGTGAAGATGTTCTAAACAAAATCAATCCACATGATTCTGATATTATTTTAATTGGCCCGGAAGGTACGGGTAAAAGCACAATTGGTAAACTTTTATCAAAGAAACTTAATCTTCCACAAGTTTCTATGGATGAAATTAGGTGGGAATATTATCAAGAAATTGGTTGGGATGCCGAGACTCAAAAACAAATACGCGATCAACTTGGTTTTGCAGGAGTCTACCGCTATTGGAAACGATTTGAAGTTTATGGGATTGAACGTCTTTTATCAGAACATAGCAATTGTGTAATTGACTTTGGAGCGGGACATTCTGTATATGAAGATGATAGCGATTTTGCTCGCGCTAGTGAATTACTGACTCCCTATAAAAATGTAGTTTTACTATTACCATCGCCAGATTTAGATGAGTCGGTTGAGATTTTGAAACAGCGAAATCAACTCACAATCAACGGTGTAGAAATAAATCGTTTTTTCATGACTCATCCTTCAAATCATAAGCTAGCGAAGCAGGTATTTTATACAAAAGGAAAGACACCTGAAGAAGTAAAAGAAGAAATTCTTAAATGTTTTTAA
- a CDS encoding radical SAM protein: MTSDLFVKERLLFTPVTSDTDAIPVIFAFPNEYTVGITSLGYQVVWATLAMRSDLQVSRLFTDISETLPRNPEIMGFSMSWELDYVNILNLLESNDIPIKGSDRQDNHPIVFGGGPVLTANPEPYADFFDVFLLGDGENLLNDFINAYKEVRNADRETKLKALAQVPGIYVPSLYEVEYHCLDGAIKSIKPISSDIPAEVQKQTYRGNTLSASTVVTEKAAWENIFMVEVVRSCPEMCRFCLASYLTLPFRTASLNDSLIPAIEKGLQVTNRLGLLGASVTQHPEFETLLDYINQPKYEDVRLSIASVRTNTVTEELAKTLAQRGTKSLTIAVESGSDKVRKIINKKLEQEDIIKAAENAKKGGLKGLKLYGMVGIPGETQEDLDATVTMMQNLKKAAPGIRFTLGCSTFVPKAHTPFQWFGVNKEAEKRLKLLQKKLKPQGIDFRPESYNWSIIQTLLSRGDRRLSKLLELTRNFGDSLGSYKRAFKELKGQIPPLDFYVYENWSTEQILPWNHLQGPLPQSTLQKHLNEAVNSYQLTVTS; encoded by the coding sequence GTGACATCCGATTTATTTGTTAAGGAACGCCTTTTATTTACTCCTGTAACTTCCGATACCGACGCTATTCCCGTTATTTTTGCTTTTCCCAATGAATATACTGTAGGAATCACTAGCTTGGGTTATCAGGTAGTGTGGGCAACTTTGGCTATGCGCTCGGATTTACAGGTGAGTCGCTTGTTTACCGATATCAGCGAAACCCTGCCCCGAAATCCGGAGATAATGGGTTTCTCGATGTCGTGGGAGTTGGATTATGTCAATATTCTTAACTTACTAGAATCAAATGATATTCCGATTAAAGGCAGCGATCGCCAAGATAATCATCCCATAGTTTTCGGTGGCGGCCCTGTTTTAACCGCGAATCCCGAACCTTATGCTGATTTTTTCGATGTGTTTTTGTTGGGAGATGGCGAAAATCTGTTAAATGATTTTATTAATGCTTATAAAGAAGTTAGAAACGCAGATCGAGAAACGAAGTTAAAAGCACTCGCACAAGTACCGGGAATTTACGTTCCAAGTTTGTATGAAGTTGAATACCACTGTTTAGATGGTGCCATAAAATCGATCAAACCAATTTCATCTGATATTCCCGCAGAAGTACAAAAACAAACTTATCGGGGAAACACTTTATCAGCATCAACGGTAGTAACAGAAAAAGCGGCTTGGGAAAACATTTTCATGGTGGAAGTAGTCAGAAGCTGTCCGGAAATGTGCCGTTTTTGTTTGGCTAGCTATCTAACTTTACCTTTTAGAACTGCAAGTTTAAATGATTCGTTAATTCCCGCAATTGAAAAAGGTTTACAGGTAACAAATCGTCTGGGATTATTAGGCGCTTCGGTAACTCAACATCCCGAATTTGAGACTTTATTAGATTATATTAATCAGCCAAAATACGAAGATGTCCGTTTAAGTATTGCTTCGGTAAGAACCAATACTGTGACAGAAGAATTAGCTAAAACATTAGCTCAAAGAGGAACTAAATCTTTGACAATTGCCGTAGAAAGTGGTTCTGATAAAGTTAGAAAAATTATTAATAAAAAACTCGAACAAGAAGATATAATCAAAGCCGCAGAAAATGCCAAAAAGGGCGGATTGAAAGGTTTGAAATTATATGGAATGGTAGGAATTCCAGGTGAAACTCAAGAAGATTTAGATGCAACCGTAACGATGATGCAGAATCTGAAAAAAGCTGCTCCGGGAATACGTTTTACTTTAGGATGCAGTACTTTTGTACCCAAAGCCCATACACCTTTTCAATGGTTTGGGGTGAATAAAGAAGCCGAAAAACGATTGAAATTATTGCAGAAAAAATTAAAGCCCCAAGGAATAGATTTTCGTCCGGAAAGCTACAACTGGTCGATTATTCAGACTTTATTGTCGAGGGGAGATAGAAGACTATCTAAGCTCTTAGAACTCACTCGCAACTTTGGAGATTCATTAGGTAGCTACAAACGTGCTTTCAAAGAACTGAAAGGACAAATTCCCCCGTTAGACTTCTACGTTTATGAAAACTGGTCAACCGAGCAAATATTACCCTGGAATCACTTGCAAGGACCGCTACCACAGTCTACACTGCAAAAGCATCTGAATGAAGCAGTTAACAGTTATCAGTTAACAGTTACCAGTTAG
- a CDS encoding SRPBCC family protein: MLDFKYSSIINAPVEVVWKFHQRADVVKLLIPPWQSIQVIRREGIFGIGTMTEYRLFLAALSITWVARHTECEEYRFFTEEQISGPFEFWRHQHKFERENNQTRLTDEIIFSLPGGETVDFMSGWLVKSQLEGMFRYRHQVTKRECEYNS, from the coding sequence ATGTTGGATTTTAAATATTCTTCAATTATTAACGCACCGGTAGAAGTCGTTTGGAAATTTCACCAAAGAGCAGATGTTGTCAAACTTTTAATTCCGCCTTGGCAATCAATACAAGTAATTCGCCGTGAGGGAATATTCGGTATCGGCACAATGACAGAGTATCGCTTGTTTTTGGCAGCATTATCTATAACTTGGGTAGCTCGTCATACTGAATGTGAAGAATATCGTTTTTTTACTGAAGAACAAATATCAGGACCTTTTGAATTTTGGCGACATCAGCATAAATTTGAACGAGAAAATAATCAAACTAGATTGACTGATGAAATTATTTTTTCATTACCCGGTGGTGAAACAGTAGATTTCATGAGTGGTTGGTTAGTTAAATCACAATTAGAAGGGATGTTTCGCTATCGTCATCAAGTGACTAAACGAGAGTGTGAATATAATTCGTAA
- the aroC gene encoding chorismate synthase, with protein MGNTFGHLFRVTTFGESHGGGVGVIIDGCPPQLEISAEEIQVELDRRRPGQSKITTPRKEADKCEIVSGVFQGQTLGTPISILVKNKDTRPQDYSEMVQMYRPSHADATYDAKYGIRNYQGGGRSSARETIGRVAAGAIAKKILHQVAGVEIIGYVKRIKDLEGEVDAEKVTLEQVESNIVRCPDSECAERMIELIEQTGRDGNSIGGVVECVARKVPKGLGEPVFDKLEADIAKGVMSLPASKGFEIGSGFAGTLLTGIEHNDEFYTDDEGNIRTVTNRSGGIQGGISNGENIIIRVAFKPTATIRKEQNTVTKTGETGVLAAKGRHDPCVLPRAVPMVEAMVALVLCDHLLRFQGQCKVL; from the coding sequence ATGGGTAACACTTTTGGTCATTTATTTCGCGTTACTACTTTCGGGGAATCCCACGGTGGTGGTGTGGGAGTGATAATTGATGGTTGTCCGCCACAATTAGAAATTTCAGCCGAAGAAATTCAAGTAGAATTAGATCGACGACGACCGGGACAAAGTAAAATTACAACACCTCGGAAAGAAGCCGATAAGTGTGAAATTGTTTCGGGAGTGTTTCAGGGACAAACTTTAGGTACGCCAATATCAATTTTGGTCAAGAATAAAGATACTCGTCCCCAAGATTACAGCGAAATGGTGCAAATGTACCGTCCTTCCCACGCTGACGCTACTTATGATGCTAAATACGGTATTCGTAACTATCAAGGTGGTGGTAGATCCTCGGCGCGGGAGACAATTGGCAGAGTTGCAGCAGGTGCGATCGCTAAAAAAATTCTTCATCAAGTTGCTGGCGTGGAAATCATCGGTTACGTTAAACGCATCAAGGATTTGGAAGGAGAAGTTGATGCAGAAAAAGTTACTTTAGAACAAGTTGAAAGCAACATCGTTCGCTGTCCCGATAGCGAATGTGCGGAACGCATGATTGAATTAATCGAGCAAACTGGTAGAGATGGTAACTCTATCGGTGGTGTAGTCGAATGCGTTGCTCGGAAAGTTCCTAAAGGATTGGGAGAACCAGTTTTTGATAAATTGGAAGCCGATATCGCTAAAGGTGTAATGTCCCTTCCCGCAAGTAAAGGTTTTGAAATCGGTTCTGGCTTTGCAGGAACTTTGCTTACCGGAATTGAGCATAACGATGAATTTTACACTGATGATGAAGGAAATATCCGCACCGTGACAAATCGTTCTGGTGGTATTCAAGGTGGTATTTCCAATGGTGAAAACATTATTATTCGCGTAGCTTTTAAGCCTACAGCAACTATTCGGAAAGAACAAAATACAGTTACCAAAACAGGTGAAACCGGAGTTTTAGCAGCAAAAGGAAGACATGACCCTTGCGTATTACCACGTGCTGTTCCTATGGTAGAAGCAATGGTGGCTTTAGTATTGTGCGACCATTTATTAAGATTTCAGGGACAGTGTAAAGTTTTATAA
- the psbA gene encoding photosystem II q(b) protein, which translates to MTTTLQRRESASAWEQFCGWITSTNNRLYIGWFGVLMIPTLLSAITCFIIAFVAAPPVDIDGIREPVAGSLIYGNNIISGAVVPSSNAIGLHFYPIWEAASLDEWLYNGGPYQLVCFHFLIGVFCYLGREWELSYRLGMRPWICVAFSAPVAAATAVFLIYPIGQGSFSDGMPLGISGTFNFMFVFQAEHNILMHPFHQLGVAGVFGGSLFSAMHGSLVTSSLVRETTETESQNYGYKFGQEEETYNIVAAHGYFGRLIFQYASFNNSRSLHFFLAAWPVVGIWFTALGISTMAFNLNGFNFNQSVIDSSGRVVNTWADVLNRANLGMEVMHERNAHNFPLDLAAGETAPVAVSAPAING; encoded by the coding sequence ATGACAACCACATTACAAAGACGCGAAAGCGCAAGTGCGTGGGAGCAGTTCTGTGGGTGGATTACCAGCACCAATAACCGTTTATACATCGGTTGGTTTGGTGTCTTGATGATTCCTACACTACTCTCTGCAATCACCTGTTTCATCATCGCCTTCGTAGCAGCACCTCCTGTTGACATCGATGGTATCCGCGAGCCTGTTGCAGGTTCCTTGATTTACGGAAACAACATCATCTCTGGTGCAGTTGTTCCTTCTTCTAACGCTATCGGTTTACACTTCTACCCAATCTGGGAAGCAGCTTCTCTAGATGAGTGGTTGTATAACGGTGGTCCTTACCAATTGGTATGTTTCCACTTCCTAATTGGCGTATTTTGCTACTTAGGTCGTGAGTGGGAATTATCTTACCGCTTGGGTATGCGTCCTTGGATCTGTGTTGCTTTCTCTGCTCCAGTAGCAGCAGCAACCGCAGTATTCTTGATCTACCCCATCGGACAAGGTTCTTTCTCTGACGGTATGCCTTTAGGTATCTCCGGTACCTTCAACTTCATGTTCGTGTTCCAAGCTGAGCACAACATTTTGATGCACCCCTTCCACCAATTAGGTGTAGCAGGTGTATTTGGTGGTTCTTTGTTCAGTGCTATGCACGGTTCTTTGGTAACCTCCTCTTTGGTACGTGAAACAACCGAAACCGAATCTCAAAACTACGGTTATAAATTCGGTCAAGAAGAAGAAACCTACAACATCGTAGCTGCTCACGGTTACTTTGGTCGTTTAATCTTCCAATACGCTTCCTTCAACAACAGCCGTAGCTTGCACTTCTTCTTAGCTGCATGGCCTGTAGTCGGAATCTGGTTCACCGCTTTGGGAATCAGCACCATGGCGTTCAACTTGAACGGTTTCAACTTCAACCAGTCTGTAATCGATTCTAGCGGTAGAGTTGTAAATACCTGGGCTGATGTATTAAACAGAGCTAACTTGGGTATGGAAGTAATGCACGAAAGAAATGCACATAACTTCCCACTTGATTTGGCTGCTGGTGAAACTGCTCCTGTTGCAGTAAGCGCTCCCGCAATCAACGGTTAA
- a CDS encoding SemiSWEET transporter: MLIIGLLAATLTTTAFLPQMIKTWQTKSAKDVSYTMLITFISGVCLWLIYGILAEDIPVILANAFTLVFNLTILYLKIKYGKTPQTKRL, from the coding sequence ATGCTAATCATCGGATTGCTGGCTGCGACTTTAACCACCACTGCTTTTCTACCGCAGATGATCAAAACCTGGCAAACTAAGTCAGCTAAAGATGTTTCTTACACCATGCTAATTACATTTATCAGTGGTGTTTGTTTATGGTTAATATATGGAATTCTGGCTGAGGATATTCCGGTTATTTTGGCTAATGCATTTACTTTAGTTTTTAACCTGACAATTCTTTATCTTAAAATTAAATATGGAAAAACACCCCAAACAAAACGCCTGTGA